One Candidatus Polarisedimenticolia bacterium genomic window, AGTCGGAGCGGAAACCGGAACGCGGCGGCGCGTGCGGAGGGGATTGTAGGGAACGGCCGATGCCAGCACCTGGTCGCGCAGCCGCAGCGCTTCGCCGAGCGACCATGCCTGGAAGGGGCAGCCGCGCGGCGTGTGGGGCGGCTCGGCGTCGGCAATCTCGGAGAGATGGCCCAATCCGGTGGCGCCGATTTGGGCGAGCAGGGGGTTGAGGTAGCGCTCGCGCGCTTCGGAGACGGCGGTGGGGGATCCGCCATGAACCCGCACCCAGGCCTCGACGAAGGGCCCGATCAAGTAGGGCCAGGCGGTCCCCTGATGGTAGGCGGCGTCACGCTCGAGGACGCCCCCGAAGTAGCGCGGGGAATAGCCTATCTCGCCGGGAGCGAGAGAGCGCAGCCCCAGCGGGGTGAGCAATCGAGTCTCGACGGCGGTCACCACACGGCGCGCCTTCTCACCATCGAGCAGCGCCAGCGGGAGCCCTCCGACGGCGTAGATCTGGTTGGGCCGGAAGGTGGGATCGTTCACCCCCGGCCGATGACCCACGTCGACGACGTCGTACAGGAATCCGCGTTCCTCGTTCCAGAAGCGCGCTTCGAAGGCGGTCTTGCCGCGCTGCAGCGTCTCCTCCCAGCGCTTCGAGAAGGTCGTGCCGATGGCCAGCGCATTGAGCCAGAGCGCCTGCACCTCCACCGGCTTGCCGATGCGCGGCGTGACCACCCAGTCTCCGATCTTGGCATCCATCCAGGTGAGCTGGACTCCCGGCTCGCCGCAGCGCAGCAAGCCGTCCTCGTCGCAGACGATCCCGAAACGTGTGCCGTAGGTGTAGCCCTCCAGGATCGCCTCCACGGCGTCCTTGAGCCGCTTCTGCTCCGAGGGTCCAAGCCGGCCGCGCCGCACCCGGGTGGCCTGCATCAGGTCATGCACGGCGACGATGTACCAGAGAGAAGCGTCCACCGAGTTGTACTCGGGGAGCTCGCCACGGTCGGGGAAACGGTTCGGCAGCATGCCGGCCGACACGGCGCCGGACCATTCGATCAGGATTTCGCGGGCCTCCCGAAGGCATCCCGCGGCGAGGCAAAGGCCGCGCAGCGCGATGAAGGTGTCCCGCCCCCAGTCGGAGAACCAGGGGTAACCGGCGATCAGGGTCCGACCGCGGCCGCGCCTCACGAGGTAGGCGTCGGCGGAGCGATGCAATCGGGTCGGAAAATCCGCTCGTCGCTTCTGCTCGGCGCGCCGGTACCCCTCGAAGGCGACCATGGCGCCGCGCTTGGTGGGGCCGGGAGACTGCTCCAGATTCTCGGCCGAAAGGATCATGACCGCCTCTTTCTCCGAGAGGTCGAAGCGGAACTTTCCCGGAGAGGCGAGATCTTCCAGGTAGTCCAGGCCCCGGGCACGCTCCTCCCAGTAAAGGAAGCCGCGATACCACTCGGGCTCGTGCTCGTAGCCGCCGTTGAACTGCACGCCGATCCCGGGGATTCCCCCGGGGTAGGGTATCCAGAGGAGCCGCCCCGGCGCCGCCGCCTCGGGCTCGAACCGGAAGGCGTCGTTCTCGCTCTGCAGCTCGTGCATGTGGCGGCCCGAGAAGAAGGGACGGATTGTCAGCCGTGTCCTACCGGTGGAGGTGAGCAGCCGCCAGCGCAGGCAGGTGACGGGAACCTCGTGCCGGACGAACAGCTCCTGCTCCAGGGTCGTGCCGTCGTGCAAGTCGAAGGTCCAGCGCGGCCAGGGATCGTCGGTGAACGAAACCAGCCGTTCGTAGCCGCGCGGATTCTCGACGTCGGGAGCGTAGCACTGCGTCGAGATCGGAAAGGATCCGCTGGGAGTCTCGACCCATGCGTCGAGTCCGTTCACCAGGACGAAGCGCTCGGCCGGCGGGCGGGCCGAGGCGAGAAGAAGCGCGTGATAGCGCCGGGTGCGGGGCCCGGCC contains:
- a CDS encoding amylo-alpha-1,6-glucosidase, with the protein product MSDSRTGEDFLRIGSAAGEAKHLPELATRGERDTQREWLESDGLGGYASGVVAGPRTRRYHALLLASARPPAERFVLVNGLDAWVETPSGSFPISTQCYAPDVENPRGYERLVSFTDDPWPRWTFDLHDGTTLEQELFVRHEVPVTCLRWRLLTSTGRTRLTIRPFFSGRHMHELQSENDAFRFEPEAAAPGRLLWIPYPGGIPGIGVQFNGGYEHEPEWYRGFLYWEERARGLDYLEDLASPGKFRFDLSEKEAVMILSAENLEQSPGPTKRGAMVAFEGYRRAEQKRRADFPTRLHRSADAYLVRRGRGRTLIAGYPWFSDWGRDTFIALRGLCLAAGCLREAREILIEWSGAVSAGMLPNRFPDRGELPEYNSVDASLWYIVAVHDLMQATRVRRGRLGPSEQKRLKDAVEAILEGYTYGTRFGIVCDEDGLLRCGEPGVQLTWMDAKIGDWVVTPRIGKPVEVQALWLNALAIGTTFSKRWEETLQRGKTAFEARFWNEERGFLYDVVDVGHRPGVNDPTFRPNQIYAVGGLPLALLDGEKARRVVTAVETRLLTPLGLRSLAPGEIGYSPRYFGGVLERDAAYHQGTAWPYLIGPFVEAWVRVHGGSPTAVSEARERYLNPLLAQIGATGLGHLSEIADAEPPHTPRGCPFQAWSLGEALRLRDQVLASAVPYNPLRTRRRVPVSAPTP